The following coding sequences lie in one Monomorium pharaonis isolate MP-MQ-018 chromosome 1, ASM1337386v2, whole genome shotgun sequence genomic window:
- the LOC118646485 gene encoding trichohyalin-like, which yields MAPPVSRSKALQDSKAKLDKWISGEEGNSSHMERIIKEMEYMRNQMEKLKESIMESLEDQLKKIRKEMEEERRLREAEREREKIEWKREKEELVQRIEELEKTNERKEREARRRNIVIKGVSWKNERVEEEVSKFIKENLKVEVGVEKAFRTRIKEKDIVIASLENREQKREIMVRKKELRQGIWIEDDLTKEERGIQRKLRERARSEREKGRKDTWEYLEEFDVLGLTETWIEEEGWRRIKDKLPNKFRWNCIPARREHKKGRARGGIITAVNKSVKDNIFRKLGYGIAENKLIHNGNRWRIVTVYSQDIEETMDALTELIQEEEEEFLMIGGDCNARTGREGGPIREEEGKTRTSRESRDKVINREGRLLISKIVERGWMILNGSYNKEGDWTYIGEVGTSVVDYVIANEKAEEDIKIVVEGDRTESDHVPLEVELEGSIIQSSKREEETEFIEVSDWSEEGRMQYRERCEGWTCEQNEIEKIWQELKTKVKSSITKHKKKRGKWKLGKKVWHSKEWKREKRYLRAMMRRMKKGKISREDYIQKRKQYKEWCKDEKERHEIEEEWKLKNISTEKEAWKHINRYRKKREGIDEEIELGNWKKHFMDLLGGKEEKMTWHQEEEENRRDVGEENLEEEATELTTEELYIQWRELKLGKAPGEDGIENEAWKYVPGEVGEVLVRLLNGVWKHGKLPGDWNKGIICPIFKKGDKSEVGNYRGVTLLNTAYKMYASILNNRLMEATEEKLRETQFGFRKGRGTVDAIYVLNYVVNKELSRKRGKVFAFFADLKAAFDRVDRQELNRMVKHIGVDDHLRRRVMESYRETKNTVRIGERRTEDFWTERGVRQGCPMSPTLFNIYVMDLEEEMKKEQVGGVTVGREKFWTISYADDMVLVAKSEEELKGMINRFKRYLEKKNMLLSTEKSKILVFEDGRGRKKKREWRWGDQSIEEVKEIKYLGYILQKNGGTEKHIVERYKRATVAMKKTWSIGERLFKDDYARRVKMFEALVGSIALYGAEIWGWTNEARLDRIKRKYTKWVLGLDTTTPNYILKEETKMKEIRIEALKRALKYEEKARNSEKKLVAECIKDLDRERVAREESKWEAARSTFFRGIGMEREREKEKKGETSNSKIQMRKRMQRKPTLEGGRGQGLQIMRRRGGDPGTHNSDMPCNKERHSGSGIVERGWQGSGGDEKD from the exons ATGGCGCCACCGGTAAGTAGGAGCAAGGCCCTACAGGATAGCAAGGCCAAGCTGGACAAATGGATAAGCGGCGAGGAGGGAAACTCGAGCCACATGGAGAGAATAATCAAGGAAATGGAATATATGAGAAATCAGAtggaaaaattgaaagagagTATAATGGAGAGCTTGGAAGATCAACTGAAAAAAATCAGGAAGGAAAtggaggaagagaggagaTTAAGAGAagcggagagagaaagagagaagatcgAGTggaaaagggagaaagaagagCTCGTGCAAAGGATAGAAGAGCTAGAGAAGACAAacgagaggaaagagagagaagcacGGAGGAGAAACATAGTCATAAAAGGAGTAAGTTGGAAAAATGAAAGAGTAGAAGAAGAGGTGAGTAAattcataaaagaaaatttaaaagtggAGGTAGGAGTAGAAAAGGCTTTTAGgacaagaataaaagaaaaagatattgtaaTTGCTAGCCTAGAAAACCGGGAGCAGAAAAGAGAGATTATGGTCAGGAAAAAAGAGTTAAGGCAAGGAATTTGGATAGAAGACGACCTAACAAAGGAGGAAAGGGGAATTCAGAggaaattgagagagagagctagatcggaaagagaaaaaggacgAAAG GATACGTGGGAATACTTAGAGGAATTCGACGTTTTAGGTTTAACAGAGACATGGATTGAAGAGGAAGGATGGAGGAGAATAAAAGATAAGCTGCCAAATAAATTCAGGTGGAATTGTATACCGGCAAGGAGAGAGCACAAGAAAGGGAGAGCCAGAGGAGGTATAATTACAGCGGTGAATAAGAGCGTAAAGgataatattttcagaaaGCTAGGTTATGGAATAGCGGAGAATAAACTGATTCACAACGGAAACAGATGGAGAATTGTCACGGTATACAGCCAGGACATAGAAGAAACTATGGATGCCTTAACGGAATTAATtcaagaagaagaggaagagttCTTAATGATAGGAGGAGACTGCAATGCAAGGACTGGAAGAGAAGGAGGTCCAATTagagaagaagaaggaaagaCAAGAACATCGAGGGAATCAAGGGACAAAGTGATTAATAGAGAGGGACGATTGTTAATAAGCAAAATTGTGGAGAGAGGATGGATGATTCTTAATGGAAGCTATAACAAGGAAGGAGACTGGACTTATATCGGGGAAGTCGGAACTTCAGTTGTGGATTATGTAATTGCAAATGAAAAGGCGGAAGAGGACATCAAGATAGTCGTAGAAGGAGACAGGACGGAGTCAGACCACGTGCCTCTAGAAGTGGAATTAGAAGGATCGATCATACAGTCGAGTAAAAGAGAAGAGGAGACGGAATTTATTGAGGTGAGTGACTGGAGTGAAGAAGGAAGAATGCAATACAGAGAACGCTGCGAAGGATGGACTTGTGAACAAAATGAGATCGAAAAAATTTGGCAGGAATTGAAGACAAAGGTGAAAAGTTCAATCACGAAGCACAAAAAGAAGAGAGGGAAATGGAAACTCGGAAAGAAAGTATGGCACAGTAAGGaatggaagagagagaagagatatTTAAGAGCGATGATGAGAAGaatgaaaaaaggaaagatcAGTCGAGAAGATTATATACAGAAAAGGAAACAATATAAAGAATGGTGCAAAGATGAAAAGGAAAGACACGAGATAGAAGAGGAGTGGAAATTGAAGAACATCAGCACAGAAAAAGAGGCATGGAAACACATAAATAGATatagaaagaagagagaaggcATAGACGAAGAAATAGAGCTGGGAAACTGGAAAAAACACTTCATGGATCTACTTGgagggaaagaagaaaagatgaCCTGGCATcaggaagaagaggagaacAGGAGAGATGTAGGGGAAGAGAACCTAGAGGAAGAGGCAACAGAACTAACGACCGAAGAATTGTATATCCAATGGAGGGAGCTAAAGTTGGGGAAAGCCCCAGGGGAAGACGGCATAGAGAACGAGGCGTGGAAGTATGTGCCAGGAGAAGTAGGAGAGGTGCTTGTAAGACTGTTGAATGGAGTATGGAAACACGGAAAGTTACCAGGAGACTGGAACAAAGGGATAATCTgtccgatttttaaaaaaggagatAAGAGTGAAGTTGGTAATTACAGAGGAGTGACACTTTTGAACACAGCTTATAAGATGTATGCTAGTATTTTGAACAACAGGTTGATGGAGGCAACAGAGGAAAAACTTCGAGAAACTCAATTCGGTTTTAGGAAAGGAAGAGGGACGGTAGATGCGATATACGTGCTAAACTATGTCGTAAACAAGGAATTAAgcagaaagagagggaaagtTTTTGCGTTTTTCGCGGATCTGAAAGCGGCATTCGATAGAGTAGATAGGCAGGAGTTGAATCGAATGGTGAAGCATATAGGAGTGGACGACCATCTAAGGAGAAGAGTCATGGAATCCTATAGGGAAACGAAGAACACGGTAAGAATAGGAGAGAGAAGGACGGAAGATTTTTGGACGGAGAGAGGGGTACGACAGGGATGCCCGATGAGCCCTACactgtttaatatatatgttatggaCTTAGAAGAGGAGATGAAGAAGGAACAGGTAGGAGGTGTAACAGTAGGAAGAGAAAAATTCTGGACAATTTCATACGCGGATGACATGGTACTAGTAGCGAAAAGCGAAGAAGAACTAAAAGGAATGATAAATCGTTTTAAGAGATACttagagaagaaaaatatgttactCAGCACAGAAAAGTCGAAGATACTAGTATTCGAGGATGGAAGAggaaggaagaagaaaagggAATGGAGGTGGGGAGACCAAAGCATCGAGGAAgtcaaggaaataaaatatttaggatATATATTGCAGAAAAACGGAGGTACGGAGAAACACATCGTGGAAAGGTACAAGAGAGCAACAGTGGCAATGAAGAAGACGTGGAGCATAGGAGAAAGGTTATTCAAGGACGACTACGCCAGAAGAGTCAAGATGTTCGAAGCTTTGGTGGGAAGTATTGCGTTGTACGGAGCGGAGATCTGGGGCTGGACAAATGAAGCGAGATTAGACAGGATAAAAAGGAAGTACACCAAATGGGTTTTAGGTTTAGACACAACAACACCGAACTACATTCTGAAAGAGGAAACAAAGatgaaagaaataagaatagaAGCACTGAAAAGAGCgttaaaatatgaagaaaaagcAAGGAACAGCGAGAAGAAATTAGTAGCAGAATGCATCAAGGACCTGGACAGAGAAAGAGTAGCAAGAGAGGAAAGCAAGTGGGAGGCAGCGAGAAGCACATTTTTTAGAGGAATAGGGATGGAGAGGGAG agggaaaaagaaaagaaaggagagaCGTCTAATAGCAAGATACAGATGCGGAAACGAATGCAAAGGAAACCAACACTGGAAGGGGGAAGAGGACAAGGCTTGCAGATTATGCGGAGAAGAGGTGGAGACCCTGGAACACATAATTCGGACATGCCTTGCAACAAGGAGCGACATTCAGGTTCGGGAATTGTTGAACGAGGATGGCAGGGGTCTGGAGGAGATGAAAAGGATTaa